One Synechococcus sp. UW179A genomic window carries:
- a CDS encoding glutathione S-transferase family protein — translation MLELHQFRHSAFCLKVRMALQAKGLSFREVEVTPGIGQISLFRLSGQRQVPVLVDGDEVVSDSSAICRYLEELRHEPALIPADPRERAQVQLIEDWADTTLAAAVRAALLQAAADDAQLRDVLLPDDVPSPVRQVMSGLPGGWLSSLGELLGQEQRASMLSSLCAVADGLDLNSCLVGDVISLADLAVAAQLSLLRFPASAGDSLAGRGVPGISDHPHLQDLFRWRDHLETRLIKLHPASAV, via the coding sequence ATGCTGGAGCTTCATCAGTTTCGTCACTCGGCTTTTTGTCTCAAGGTGCGGATGGCATTGCAAGCCAAGGGATTGAGTTTTCGCGAGGTTGAGGTCACGCCTGGCATTGGCCAGATTTCCCTGTTTCGGCTTTCCGGTCAGCGTCAGGTCCCTGTCCTTGTGGATGGGGATGAGGTTGTGTCTGATTCCAGTGCGATCTGCCGATATTTGGAGGAACTCAGGCATGAGCCGGCGTTGATTCCTGCTGATCCCCGCGAGCGTGCTCAGGTGCAATTGATTGAAGATTGGGCTGACACCACACTTGCTGCTGCAGTCAGGGCTGCGCTTCTTCAGGCGGCTGCTGATGATGCTCAGCTTCGGGACGTGCTGCTCCCGGATGATGTCCCCTCGCCGGTGCGCCAGGTGATGTCAGGTCTGCCAGGTGGTTGGCTCAGCAGTCTTGGAGAATTGCTCGGTCAAGAGCAGAGAGCTTCGATGCTCAGCAGTTTGTGCGCCGTTGCCGATGGCCTGGATCTCAACAGCTGTTTGGTTGGAGATGTCATCAGCCTTGCGGATCTTGCTGTTGCTGCCCAGTTGTCGCTGCTGCGTTTCCCTGCTTCTGCAGGAGATTCACTTGCCGGGCGAGGGGTCCCAGGCATCAGTGATCATCCCCATCTCCAGGATCTGTTTCGATGGAGAGATCACTTGGAGACCCGACTGATCAAACTTCATCCAGCCTCAGCGGTCTAA
- a CDS encoding putative 2OG-Fe(II) oxygenase, which translates to MEILDLFPRSIFKGHLPEPLLNQLLSISADVLAHPGASLDASAKLAGQLSQQRELSGGHPAIQQLCSTHVLPACDRWIAHVMGRQPPQGRGPWVPGRYQLQMVDLWLNCQRAGDYNPTHTHGGSFSGVIFLKAPPQINGQCFDGQLCFHGPEDWHLQSFRTGMAHYVLPVPGEFYVFPAWQPHSVAPFRGDGERWSIAFNVLAVPLQASKPVQSAGVVTKQRIGAESPRRSEPTSKNVSLSSGRIMPRGF; encoded by the coding sequence TTGGAGATCCTCGATCTTTTCCCGAGATCTATTTTCAAGGGCCACCTGCCTGAGCCGCTGTTGAATCAGCTGCTCAGCATCAGCGCCGATGTGCTGGCTCATCCTGGCGCCAGTCTTGACGCTTCAGCAAAGCTGGCTGGTCAGCTCAGCCAGCAAAGAGAGCTCAGTGGGGGCCATCCCGCGATCCAGCAGTTGTGTTCCACCCATGTGCTCCCTGCCTGTGACCGCTGGATCGCTCATGTGATGGGGCGTCAGCCTCCACAGGGCCGCGGGCCTTGGGTTCCTGGTCGTTATCAGCTGCAGATGGTTGATCTGTGGCTCAACTGTCAGCGAGCTGGGGACTACAACCCCACCCATACCCATGGGGGCAGTTTCTCTGGGGTGATCTTTCTGAAAGCGCCACCACAGATCAACGGCCAATGCTTTGACGGTCAGCTCTGCTTCCACGGTCCTGAGGATTGGCACCTGCAGTCGTTTCGTACGGGCATGGCTCACTACGTGTTGCCCGTGCCAGGGGAGTTCTATGTCTTCCCCGCCTGGCAACCCCACTCCGTTGCTCCCTTTCGGGGCGACGGAGAACGTTGGTCAATTGCCTTCAATGTGCTTGCTGTCCCGCTACAGGCTTCTAAGCCTGTCCAATCCGCTGGAGTCGTCACGAAGCAACGCATCGGGGCCGAATCGCCTCGAAGGTCTGAACCAACGTCAAAGAATGTCTCTCTTTCAAGTGGTCGAATAATGCCGAGGGGCTTCTGA
- a CDS encoding DUF751 family protein, translating to MKEFFINVTRYPRYLIAFSLGVINSVAEPLARRRSNPVTAIALIGALISGFLSLSFVLRAMVSSAPQS from the coding sequence ATGAAAGAATTTTTCATCAATGTGACGCGCTATCCGCGCTACCTAATCGCTTTCAGCCTGGGCGTGATTAATTCAGTGGCAGAACCACTCGCCCGTCGTCGCAGCAACCCGGTGACCGCTATTGCCCTGATCGGGGCTTTGATCAGTGGCTTCCTCAGTCTGAGCTTTGTCCTGCGTGCCATGGTGTCTTCAGCACCGCAGAGCTGA
- the rbfA gene encoding 30S ribosome-binding factor RbfA — protein sequence MAPGRRVERVAALIRREISELLISGIRDERVHQGLVSITNVEVSGDLQHCKIFVSVLADNDGRNEVMDGLQAASGYLRGELGRRLQMRRAPEVVFHLDLGLEKGTNVLHLLGELEREREVKGSPSSGSNEPESPNFND from the coding sequence ATGGCCCCGGGACGTCGGGTTGAACGCGTGGCAGCCCTCATCCGGCGAGAGATCAGTGAACTGCTGATCAGTGGCATTCGTGATGAGCGCGTGCATCAGGGCTTGGTAAGCATCACGAATGTTGAGGTCAGCGGCGACCTTCAACACTGCAAGATTTTTGTCAGCGTCCTGGCAGACAACGATGGTCGCAACGAGGTCATGGACGGTCTGCAGGCAGCAAGTGGCTACCTGAGGGGAGAATTGGGTCGACGTCTGCAGATGAGACGAGCCCCTGAAGTGGTTTTCCACCTCGACCTCGGGCTGGAGAAGGGAACCAACGTTCTACACCTGCTCGGAGAACTTGAGCGGGAGCGAGAGGTGAAGGGCAGCCCCTCTTCCGGCAGCAACGAGCCCGAGTCTCCCAACTTCAATGACTGA
- a CDS encoding glycoside hydrolase family 3 N-terminal domain-containing protein: MTEAERRRAVAQLLVIRASGHAEDRQRQYPCWEHSNGELQRLLKSGVGGVILLGGTAMELQQRCRMLRSWSDSEDLLLCADVEEGIGQRFSGATWLAPPMALGRLHQTNPEQALKLAERYGRTTGDQAQRCGLNWVLAPVCDVNSNPDNPVINVRAWGDQPESVSDLVAAFQRGLNAAGVLGCAKHFPGHGDTDQDSHLELPLINHERSRLDQVELVPFRRLIDSGVASVMTAHLLVPALDDAQPATLSRAVLTDLLRTELGFTGLVVTDALVMEAISSRAGPGEAAVLAFAAGADLILMPADADAAIDAICAALADGRIPEPRLHESLKRRTEALQGIKKPSSAANANEVDLETATDRALCMELINNSLELQGPQLPTQLEQNGVSLIRVDGVLPCPFLHANAAAITTPERHGYKALICHDRGLEPWSNHQDPTAPLDLERLGEGPVFLQLFLRGNPFRAGQQRQESWAEAIQQLLRVERLSGLAVYGCPYRWDTLRRLIPDSIAAGYSPGQMPEAQQQLLNQMLGLKEEAHERQDFTD; the protein is encoded by the coding sequence ATGACTGAAGCTGAGCGTCGCAGGGCCGTTGCCCAGCTTCTAGTGATTCGTGCCAGCGGCCATGCCGAAGACCGGCAACGTCAGTACCCGTGCTGGGAACATTCCAATGGTGAGCTGCAGAGGCTGCTCAAATCAGGTGTTGGCGGGGTGATCCTGCTGGGCGGCACAGCCATGGAACTGCAGCAACGATGCCGCATGCTCCGCAGCTGGAGCGACAGCGAAGACCTGCTTCTCTGCGCCGACGTGGAGGAAGGAATTGGACAGAGATTCTCAGGTGCCACCTGGTTGGCGCCACCGATGGCACTGGGCAGGCTCCATCAAACAAACCCGGAACAGGCTCTGAAACTGGCAGAGCGTTACGGCCGCACAACCGGGGATCAGGCACAACGATGCGGCCTCAACTGGGTGTTGGCTCCGGTCTGCGATGTGAACAGCAATCCGGACAACCCGGTGATCAACGTGCGGGCATGGGGCGATCAGCCTGAGTCTGTTTCGGATCTGGTGGCAGCGTTTCAACGAGGCCTCAACGCCGCTGGCGTGCTGGGCTGCGCCAAGCATTTTCCCGGTCACGGCGATACAGACCAGGATTCCCACCTGGAACTGCCTCTGATCAACCACGAACGCAGCCGGCTCGACCAGGTGGAACTGGTGCCGTTCCGGCGACTGATTGACTCGGGGGTCGCCAGTGTGATGACAGCACATTTGCTGGTTCCGGCACTGGACGACGCGCAGCCAGCGACCTTGTCGCGAGCGGTGCTGACAGATCTGCTGCGAACAGAGCTTGGTTTTACTGGCCTCGTTGTGACCGACGCACTGGTGATGGAGGCCATCAGCAGCAGAGCAGGTCCTGGAGAAGCTGCGGTTCTGGCCTTCGCCGCTGGAGCAGATCTGATCCTGATGCCCGCGGATGCCGATGCAGCGATTGATGCAATCTGCGCAGCACTGGCCGACGGCAGGATCCCTGAACCCCGCCTTCACGAGTCGCTGAAGAGACGAACAGAAGCCCTGCAAGGCATTAAGAAGCCCTCCTCTGCTGCCAACGCCAACGAAGTCGACCTGGAAACAGCAACGGACCGTGCGTTGTGCATGGAGCTCATCAACAACTCGCTGGAGCTGCAAGGCCCTCAACTTCCAACCCAACTTGAGCAGAACGGGGTGAGCTTGATCCGGGTGGATGGCGTTCTGCCCTGCCCATTTCTGCACGCCAATGCCGCAGCAATTACGACACCCGAACGGCATGGGTACAAGGCTCTGATCTGCCATGACAGGGGCCTTGAGCCCTGGAGCAATCACCAGGACCCCACAGCGCCACTTGATCTGGAGCGACTGGGAGAGGGTCCCGTTTTTCTGCAGTTGTTTTTACGCGGCAATCCATTCCGCGCCGGCCAGCAGCGCCAAGAATCTTGGGCTGAAGCCATCCAGCAGTTGCTACGAGTTGAGCGCCTCTCGGGTTTGGCGGTCTATGGATGTCCCTACCGCTGGGACACTCTGCGCAGGCTCATCCCGGACAGCATTGCTGCGGGGTATAGCCCGGGGCAGATGCCTGAAGCGCAGCAGCAACTGTTGAATCAGATGTTGGGGTTGAAGGAGGAGGCGCACGAACGCCAAGACTTCACCGACTAA
- a CDS encoding glycosyltransferase family 2 protein — MLSLSMIVRDEEARIEDCLGSVKGFADEMVLLDTGSVDRTIAIAEACGARVERMDWPGDFAPARNAALELVKGDWVLVLDADEQLRSDAIPQLKALMAQPDVLVINLLRHELGAAMAPYSNVSRLFRRHPRIRWSKPYHSMIDESVDALLKKEPGWRIANCTEPALLHEGYRPDLLAGSDKAARLRQSMESWLNDQPNDPYACAKLGALEVRDGNRDRGLSLLRHGLEQLPAGDDSSAERYELLLNLGIALATEDSDAAVKCYRQALEQPLETRLSLGARLNLAALLMQRNELEEAIQLTTTACQRAPEVALAWYNLGLMERRRGDLLAAINAYERSLSVNPSHPESHQNLAVARLMGGDIDGARAGFRQAIALLRKQERLGEATALQAQVHGLVKLDDEASA, encoded by the coding sequence ATGCTCAGCCTCTCGATGATCGTGCGCGATGAGGAAGCGCGGATCGAGGACTGCCTCGGCTCTGTGAAGGGCTTCGCGGATGAGATGGTTCTCCTCGATACCGGCTCAGTGGATCGCACCATCGCCATCGCAGAAGCCTGCGGCGCTCGGGTGGAAAGGATGGACTGGCCCGGAGACTTTGCGCCGGCACGCAATGCAGCCCTTGAGCTCGTGAAGGGTGACTGGGTCCTGGTGCTCGATGCCGACGAACAGCTCCGCTCAGATGCAATCCCGCAGCTCAAAGCCTTGATGGCCCAACCGGATGTGCTGGTGATCAATCTGCTGCGCCACGAACTGGGCGCAGCAATGGCTCCCTACTCCAATGTGAGCCGCCTATTTCGCCGACACCCACGCATCCGATGGAGCAAGCCTTATCACTCGATGATCGATGAGAGCGTTGATGCGCTGCTCAAGAAAGAACCCGGCTGGCGGATTGCCAACTGCACCGAACCAGCCCTGCTACACGAGGGTTATCGACCGGATCTGCTGGCTGGATCCGACAAAGCGGCAAGGCTGCGGCAATCGATGGAAAGCTGGCTGAACGATCAACCCAATGATCCCTATGCCTGCGCCAAGCTCGGTGCTCTGGAGGTTAGAGACGGCAACCGAGACAGGGGGCTGAGCCTTCTTCGCCACGGGCTTGAGCAGTTGCCCGCAGGCGATGACAGCAGTGCTGAACGCTATGAACTGCTGCTCAATCTCGGAATCGCGCTGGCTACCGAGGACAGCGATGCTGCCGTGAAGTGTTACCGACAAGCACTTGAACAACCGCTGGAGACTCGTTTGAGCCTTGGTGCACGCCTCAACCTGGCGGCCTTGCTGATGCAGCGCAATGAACTCGAGGAAGCCATTCAGCTCACCACAACCGCCTGCCAACGGGCACCCGAGGTGGCGCTCGCCTGGTACAACCTGGGCCTGATGGAACGCCGTCGAGGCGACCTACTGGCGGCGATCAACGCATACGAACGATCCCTGAGCGTGAATCCGTCCCACCCCGAAAGCCATCAGAACCTTGCAGTGGCAAGGCTGATGGGCGGAGATATCGATGGAGCACGTGCAGGCTTCCGCCAGGCCATCGCGCTACTCCGCAAGCAGGAGCGACTGGGAGAAGCCACCGCCCTGCAGGCCCAGGTGCATGGACTGGTGAAGCTGGACGATGAGGCCAGCGCATGA
- a CDS encoding uroporphyrinogen-III synthase — MSSDQRLPLQGHTVVITRAREQQSEGRRLLESLGARVLDLPALEIGPPDSWAPLDDALAELENFHWLIVSSANGVDAVEARLQLRGKGLMQRPESLKIAAVGRKTARRLEELGAPADFVPPTFVADSLIDHFPVSGWGLRILLPRVQSGGRTLLAEAFGEAGSRVVEVAAYESRCPTSIPPDTLKALENGDVDVISFSSGKTVTHTVQLLENALGSSGTEQLFSKPAVVSIGPQTSQRCRELLGKVDQEATPHDLEGLVQACVQAMQSR; from the coding sequence ATGAGCAGCGATCAACGCCTGCCGTTGCAGGGACACACGGTGGTGATCACACGTGCCCGCGAACAGCAGAGCGAAGGCCGCAGGCTGCTGGAGTCTCTTGGTGCAAGGGTTCTCGACCTGCCGGCTCTGGAAATCGGCCCGCCTGACAGCTGGGCTCCCCTTGATGATGCCCTCGCCGAGCTGGAGAACTTTCACTGGTTGATTGTTTCCAGTGCCAACGGTGTTGACGCGGTAGAGGCTCGACTGCAGCTCAGAGGCAAGGGACTGATGCAACGCCCTGAAAGCCTCAAAATCGCGGCCGTGGGGCGGAAAACCGCTCGGCGGCTGGAAGAACTCGGGGCACCGGCTGATTTCGTGCCACCCACATTCGTGGCCGACAGCCTGATCGACCATTTTCCTGTCTCTGGCTGGGGGTTAAGAATCCTGCTGCCGAGGGTGCAGAGCGGCGGACGCACACTGCTGGCAGAAGCCTTCGGAGAGGCGGGCTCACGGGTGGTGGAAGTGGCAGCCTATGAATCCCGCTGCCCAACATCCATTCCGCCAGACACCCTTAAAGCTCTGGAAAATGGAGACGTCGACGTCATCAGCTTCAGCAGCGGTAAAACCGTGACCCACACCGTGCAGCTACTGGAGAACGCGCTCGGAAGTTCAGGCACTGAGCAGCTGTTCAGTAAGCCTGCTGTCGTCTCGATCGGTCCACAGACCAGCCAACGCTGCAGGGAACTGCTCGGCAAAGTGGATCAGGAGGCCACCCCTCACGACCTGGAAGGACTGGTACAGGCCTGCGTTCAGGCAATGCAGAGTCGCTGA
- a CDS encoding SRPBCC family protein has product MGRWLEHSVTTEVKAPVDRVWHVWSDLEAMPKWMRWIESVKTLDDPDLTDWTLAAQGFRFHWKARITQRVEAQQLHWESVGGLPTKGGVRFYAEQPQVTAVKLSVTYELPGVLAPLMEPSILGGIVTKELQANLDRFRDLVESGYAAQS; this is encoded by the coding sequence ATGGGACGTTGGCTTGAACATTCCGTAACCACTGAAGTTAAGGCTCCCGTTGATCGGGTTTGGCATGTCTGGAGCGATCTTGAGGCTATGCCCAAGTGGATGCGCTGGATTGAATCCGTTAAAACCCTCGACGATCCTGACCTCACTGACTGGACATTGGCCGCTCAGGGTTTCCGTTTTCATTGGAAAGCCCGAATCACCCAGAGAGTTGAAGCTCAGCAACTCCATTGGGAATCGGTGGGAGGTCTCCCCACCAAAGGAGGGGTGCGCTTCTACGCCGAACAGCCTCAGGTCACGGCGGTGAAACTCAGCGTTACCTACGAACTCCCAGGTGTCCTTGCTCCCTTGATGGAACCCAGCATCCTCGGTGGAATCGTGACGAAGGAACTTCAGGCGAACCTTGACCGATTCCGAGACCTGGTGGAAAGCGGATACGCAGCCCAGAGCTGA
- the zds gene encoding 9,9'-di-cis-zeta-carotene desaturase, with amino-acid sequence MRVAIVGSGLAGLSAAVDLVDAGHEVNLYEARPFMGGKVGSWVDPDGNHIEMGLHVFFFNYANLFALMRKVGAFDNLLPKDHTHLFVNQGGDLRELDFRFPVGAPFNGLKAFFTTPQLGWIDKLRNALALGTSPIVRGLVDYEGAMRTIRALDSVSFKDWFVGHGGSPESIRRMWNPIAYALGFIDCETISARCMLTIFMMFAAKTEASKLNLLKGSPHRWLTGPILDYIQQRGGKLHLRHPVKQVEFSQGDQPEVTGLKLSTPDGERNVIADAYLAACDVPGIQRLLPEEWRRFPQFEAIHHLEAVPVATVQLRYDGWVTELGDSNGESRGDLSHPAGLNNLLYTADADFSCFADLALASPEDYRKQGEGSLLQCVLTPGDPWMRKSVKDIVEHTDRQVRELFPSAANLTLTWSNVVKLAQSLYREAPGMEPYRPDQSTPVSNFYLAGSYTRQDYIDSMEGATMSGHLAAAAILGQPARLAVNSAVA; translated from the coding sequence GTGCGGGTCGCGATTGTGGGTTCTGGGCTGGCTGGCCTCTCCGCTGCTGTGGATCTGGTGGATGCAGGCCATGAGGTGAATCTCTATGAGGCTCGTCCTTTCATGGGCGGGAAGGTGGGCAGCTGGGTGGATCCGGATGGCAACCACATCGAAATGGGGTTGCATGTCTTCTTTTTCAATTACGCCAACCTGTTCGCACTGATGCGCAAGGTGGGCGCTTTCGACAATCTCTTGCCCAAGGATCACACTCATTTGTTTGTGAACCAAGGTGGAGACTTGCGGGAACTGGATTTCCGATTCCCTGTCGGTGCGCCTTTCAACGGTCTCAAAGCGTTCTTCACCACCCCTCAGCTGGGTTGGATCGACAAACTGCGCAACGCTCTCGCCCTTGGTACAAGTCCGATTGTCAGAGGCCTGGTGGATTACGAAGGCGCGATGCGCACGATCCGAGCTCTGGATTCAGTCAGCTTCAAGGACTGGTTCGTGGGGCATGGCGGCAGTCCAGAGAGCATCCGCAGGATGTGGAACCCGATCGCCTACGCGCTTGGTTTCATCGACTGTGAAACGATTTCCGCCCGCTGCATGTTGACCATTTTCATGATGTTTGCGGCCAAAACCGAAGCCTCCAAACTCAACCTGCTCAAGGGTTCACCCCATCGTTGGTTGACCGGTCCCATTCTTGATTACATCCAACAGCGTGGAGGCAAGCTGCATCTACGCCATCCGGTGAAGCAAGTCGAGTTCAGTCAGGGAGATCAACCCGAAGTCACGGGCTTGAAGTTGAGCACCCCTGATGGCGAACGAAATGTTATTGCTGATGCCTATTTGGCCGCTTGTGACGTGCCTGGCATCCAGCGTTTGCTTCCAGAGGAATGGCGTCGTTTTCCGCAATTTGAGGCCATTCATCATCTCGAAGCGGTGCCCGTGGCCACTGTTCAGTTGCGCTACGACGGTTGGGTGACTGAATTGGGTGATAGTAATGGTGAGAGTCGTGGCGACCTCAGTCACCCGGCAGGTCTGAACAATTTGCTCTACACCGCAGATGCCGACTTCAGCTGTTTTGCGGATCTTGCCTTGGCCAGCCCCGAGGATTACCGCAAGCAAGGTGAGGGGTCGTTGCTGCAGTGCGTCCTGACGCCTGGCGATCCTTGGATGCGTAAGTCTGTTAAAGACATTGTTGAACACACTGATCGTCAGGTTCGAGAGCTATTTCCATCCGCCGCAAATCTCACACTCACTTGGAGCAACGTGGTGAAGCTGGCACAGTCCCTCTACAGGGAAGCGCCAGGGATGGAGCCTTACCGTCCTGACCAGAGCACACCGGTCAGCAATTTTTATTTAGCCGGGAGCTACACGCGCCAGGATTACATCGACTCGATGGAAGGAGCCACCATGAGCGGACATCTGGCCGCTGCCGCCATCCTGGGGCAACCGGCTCGACTTGCCGTTAACTCCGCAGTGGCCTGA
- a CDS encoding iron-sulfur cluster assembly accessory protein: MSSSEITAETATSSESHTARDGKGILITGPAMQQLARLCTDQGSQQVLRVGVRSGGCSGMSYTMDFVPSSDIDKDDERYQYEAPDGACFEVICDPKSLLYIYGMQLDFSTALIGGGFNFTNPNATQTCGCGSSFAV; the protein is encoded by the coding sequence ATGTCCAGCAGCGAAATCACAGCTGAGACCGCAACCTCCAGTGAGTCTCACACCGCCAGAGACGGCAAGGGCATCCTGATTACAGGGCCTGCCATGCAGCAGCTGGCCAGACTGTGCACCGACCAAGGAAGCCAACAGGTTCTGAGAGTGGGCGTGCGCTCGGGAGGCTGCAGCGGCATGAGTTACACGATGGATTTCGTGCCTTCATCAGACATTGATAAAGATGATGAGCGCTATCAATACGAAGCACCTGATGGCGCCTGCTTTGAAGTGATCTGTGATCCCAAAAGCCTGCTTTACATCTACGGCATGCAATTGGACTTCAGCACAGCGTTGATTGGCGGCGGTTTCAATTTCACCAACCCCAACGCCACCCAAACCTGCGGCTGCGGAAGTTCCTTCGCCGTTTGA
- a CDS encoding M48 family metallopeptidase, whose translation MESSQESLFQQAMNRYQQGAPAQELLADFETITSAAPRQSAGWTCLAWLQLLSDQSEEALRSARMAVKLNNQDPQARINLCLAMLETKAKGVRDQIEVVQKVVALAPEVGAELKESIEDGLKRRPDWSALLKVKAWLEL comes from the coding sequence ATGGAGTCCAGCCAGGAAAGTCTCTTCCAGCAGGCGATGAACCGTTACCAGCAAGGAGCTCCGGCTCAGGAGTTACTCGCTGATTTTGAAACCATCACCTCAGCTGCCCCTCGCCAGTCGGCAGGCTGGACTTGTCTGGCGTGGCTTCAGTTGCTGAGCGATCAGTCCGAAGAGGCCCTTCGGTCTGCGCGGATGGCGGTGAAGCTCAACAATCAGGATCCTCAGGCCCGGATCAATTTGTGTCTGGCGATGCTGGAAACAAAAGCCAAAGGCGTGAGAGATCAGATTGAAGTGGTTCAGAAGGTGGTGGCTCTTGCACCGGAAGTGGGGGCTGAGCTGAAAGAATCCATCGAAGATGGTCTTAAACGCCGACCGGACTGGTCGGCGCTGCTCAAGGTGAAGGCCTGGCTGGAGCTCTGA
- a CDS encoding lipid-A-disaccharide synthase-related protein — MGRLLLLSNGHGEDLSGALLGQALQYEGHAVDALPLVGKGQPYRDAGIALIGGTQEFSTGGLGYTSLRGRLTELLQGQVVYLLRRLLRLLRIAHRYDQVVVIGDVIPVMAAWLCRRPVATYLVAYSSHYEGKLRLPWPCAECLRSPRFQAVFSRDQLSADDLSAQLRKPVRFLGNPFMDPILRDDRRLPNASRRLGLLPGSRRPELEENLVLLLGVVEHLPAALLSNGELQLELALVSSLADAALSELVAPIGWSLKTADSGATTLVREDAHRVQIRRGGFGAVLHSSDLLLCMAGTAAEQAVGLARPVLQLVGEGPQFTAGFAEAQRRLLGPTVFCVDGEAGTATTLQRTAALALELLERSHLDQQLQRLCQDVALNRLGEAGGGARMAASISQLLRASE; from the coding sequence GTGGGCCGACTGCTGCTGCTCAGCAACGGCCATGGAGAAGATCTTTCCGGTGCTCTGCTGGGACAGGCACTCCAGTACGAAGGCCATGCAGTGGACGCTCTTCCCTTGGTTGGCAAGGGACAGCCTTATCGGGACGCTGGCATTGCACTGATCGGAGGCACTCAGGAATTCAGCACGGGTGGCCTTGGTTACACCAGCTTGCGCGGACGTCTGACCGAGCTGTTGCAGGGACAGGTGGTCTATCTACTGCGCCGCCTGCTGAGGTTGCTGCGCATCGCCCACCGTTACGACCAGGTTGTGGTGATTGGAGATGTGATTCCGGTGATGGCCGCCTGGCTCTGCAGAAGGCCTGTGGCCACCTATCTGGTGGCGTACTCAAGTCACTATGAGGGAAAGTTGCGCTTGCCATGGCCATGCGCTGAGTGCTTGCGCAGCCCTCGCTTTCAGGCGGTATTTAGCCGGGACCAGCTCAGTGCGGACGATCTAAGCGCACAGCTGCGAAAGCCAGTCAGGTTTCTGGGCAACCCGTTCATGGATCCGATCCTGAGAGACGATCGACGCCTGCCAAACGCAAGCCGGCGACTGGGACTACTGCCGGGAAGCCGCCGGCCTGAGCTAGAGGAGAATCTGGTCCTTTTGCTGGGAGTGGTTGAACATCTGCCGGCAGCATTGCTGAGCAATGGTGAGCTGCAGCTCGAGCTGGCACTGGTGTCCTCCCTGGCCGACGCTGCACTTTCAGAGCTGGTTGCACCGATCGGCTGGAGCCTCAAAACTGCCGATAGCGGGGCGACAACTCTCGTGCGTGAAGATGCTCATCGGGTGCAGATCCGCAGGGGAGGGTTTGGAGCTGTCCTGCACAGTTCCGATCTTCTGCTGTGCATGGCAGGAACAGCAGCCGAACAAGCCGTGGGGCTGGCCAGACCGGTCCTGCAGCTGGTGGGTGAAGGGCCTCAGTTCACAGCAGGATTCGCGGAGGCTCAGCGCCGTTTGCTGGGCCCGACGGTGTTTTGTGTGGATGGCGAGGCGGGCACGGCAACGACCCTCCAACGCACTGCGGCATTAGCCCTCGAACTTCTGGAGCGCAGCCACCTTGATCAGCAGCTGCAGCGCCTGTGCCAGGACGTCGCGCTGAACCGCCTCGGTGAGGCCGGCGGCGGGGCCAGGATGGCGGCATCGATCTCGCAACTACTGCGGGCGTCCGAATGA